One genomic region from Rosa rugosa chromosome 1, drRosRugo1.1, whole genome shotgun sequence encodes:
- the LOC133726194 gene encoding UPF0481 protein At3g47200-like has product MMIESNMDKDHTWIEIRQDEGNLTGANNVDGQILSENRNDEDELLASLIRGKFLEPPPSPPGIFKIPKILQGPNEAELILPKLVSIGPYHHGKRNLQAMERIKLCYLHCLLNRTPTPDTTLKHLVKRVRAIEQACRDCYDEKIDMSSHQFVEMMVVDGCFVIEFMLGRTYSKILWNDPLSQSSWMRTPLISDLFLLENQLPCCTPCVF; this is encoded by the exons ATGATGATAGAGAGCAATATGGATAAAGACCACACCTGGATTGAAATTAGACAAGATGAAGGGAATTTGACAGGAGCAAATAATGTGGACGGGCAAATTTTGAGTGAAAATAGAAATGATGAAGACGAATTATTAGCATCATTGATTCGAGGAAAGTTTTTAGAGCCACCTCCATCACCACCTGGCATATTTAAAATTCCCAAGATTCTTCAGGGTCCTAATGAAGCTGAGTTGATACTTCCAAAGTTAGTATCAATTGGGCCATATCACCATGGTAAAAGGAACCTTCAAGCCATGGAAAGAATAAAATTATGCTACTTGCATTGCCTCCTCAATCGAACACCAACTCCTGACACCACTTTGAAGCACTTGGTCAAAAGAGTTAGAGCTATAGAACAAGCTTGTCGTGATTGCTATGACGAAAAAATTGATATGAGTAGTCACCAGTTTGTAGAAATGATGGTGGTTGATGGTTGCTTTGTTATTGAGTTCATGCTCGGAAGGACATACAGCAAGATTCTTTGGAATGATCCTCTGTCCCAAAGTTCATGGATGCGCACCCCACTTATATCAGATTTGTTTCTACTGGAAAACCAGTTGCCTTG TTGCACACCATGCGTTTTCTAA
- the LOC133726195 gene encoding glucan endo-1,3-beta-D-glucosidase 1-like, with amino-acid sequence MLKKIRRRVKTLITKSFKKPKSKPYKPPPPPSPNPSPSPPSEPEIEVPTTMSPPHSHHTHKQTPFLFPQIQSTVLPDPSPFFSQNLLKTPLPTNSFFQNLTLKNGDQPEYFHPYLIKSASSSLSLCYPSRFSNSAFLYQVFNADLTISNTQNPQERHVISSFNDLSITLEFPSSNLRFFLVRGSPFLTCSVSNRTSISISTIHAILSFSSNESRTKYTIKLNNNQTWLVYTSSSIDLTNTSVSLITSTGFSGIVRIAVLPESDPQFESVLDRFSSCYPVSGEAVFTKPFALEYKWEKKGWGDLLMLAHPLHLKLINGDDCDVTVLEDFKYKSIDGDLVGVVGDSWVLKPDPVSVTWHSTKGIKQDSYSEIISALTKDVEALSSTPIATTSSYFYGKLIARAARLALIAEEVGYLDVIPAIKKYLSDTIEPWLDGTFSGNGFLHDSKWGGIVTKQGSADSGADFGFGIYNDHHYHLGYFIYAVSVLAKIDPAWGRKYRAQAYSLAADFMNLGRRANSNYPRLRCFDLYKLHSWAGGLTEFGDGRNQESTSEAVNAYYSAALLGLAYGDTHLVATGSMLAALEIKAAQMWWQVKEGDNIYEPDFTRENRVVGVLWANKRDSGLWFAPPEWKECRLGIQLLPILPISEVLFSDVAFVRQLVEWTEPALSREGVGEGWKGFVYTLQGIYDKQGALEKIRNLKGYDDGNSLTNLLWWIHSRGEEGDGCGIGENICWFKHYH; translated from the coding sequence atGTTGAAAAAGATCAGGAGAAGAGTCAAAACCTTAATCACCAAGAGTTTCAAgaaacccaaatccaaaccctataaacctccacctccaccttctCCAAACCCATCTCCATCACCACCATCTGAACCAGAAATTGAAGTGCCCACAACCATGTCACCTCCACATTCACATCACACACACAAGCAAACCCCTTTCCTCTTCCCCCAAATCCAATCCACAGTCCTCCCTGACCCTTCTCCTTTCTTTTCCCAAAACCTCCTCAAAACCCCACTCCCCACAAACTCCTTCTTCCAAAACTTGACCCTTAAAAATGGAGATCAACCCGAATACTTCCACCCCTACCTCATCAAATCTGCctcctcctctctttctctctgttaCCCATCTCGATTCTCCAACTCTGCTTTCTTGTACCAAGTCTTCAACGCCGACCTCACCATCTCAAACACCCAAAACCCACAAGAAAGACATGTAATTTCTTCTTTCAATGATCTCAGCATCACTCTTGAGTTTCCCTCCTCCAATCTCAGATTCTTTCTCGTCCGGGGAAGCCCATTTCTCACCTGCTCTGTTTCGAACCGGACTTCCATTTCGATTTCAACGATCCACGCTATTCTATCATTCTCTTCAAATGAATCTCGCACCAAATACACGATCAAGCTCAACAACAATCAGACATGGCTTGTATACACCTCTTCTTCAATTGATCTTACTAATACCAGCGTATCTTTGATCACTTCAACTGGGTTTTCCGGCATTGTGAGGATTGCAGTTCTGCCGGAATCTGACCCACAATTCGAGTCGGTTCTTGATCGGTTCAGCTCTTGCTACCCGGTTTCCGGTGAGGCTGTGTTCACAAAGCCGTTTGCTTTGGAGTAtaaatgggagaagaaagggtGGGGAGACTTGCTTATGCTGGCTCATCCTCTACATTTAAAGCTCATCAATGGTGACGATTGTGATGTCACTGTTTTGGAGGATTTCAAGTACAAAAGCATTGATGGTGATCTTGTTGGTGTTGTGGGGGATTCATGGGTGTTGAAGCCTGACCCTGTTTCGGTTACTTGGCATTCGACTAAAGGTATCAAACAAGACTCATATTCTGAGATAATATCTGCACTTACTAAAGATGTTGAGGCTTTAAGTTCTACACCAATTGCAACTACTTCTTCGTATTTTTATGGGAAGTTGATTGCTAGAGCTGCTAGGTTGGCTTTGATTGCTGAGGAGGTGGGTTATCTTGATGTGATTCCAGCGATTAAGAAGTATTTGAGTGATACAATTGAGCCTTGGTTGGATGGGACTTTTAGTGGGAATGGTTTCTTGCATGATAGTAAATGGGGTGGCATTGTGACGAAACAAGGATCAGCGGATTCGGGAGCAGATTTCGGGTTTGGGATTTACAATGATCACCATTACCATTTAGGGTACTTTATTTATGCCGTTTCAGTGCTTGCCAAGATTGATCCAGCGTGGGGGAGGAAGTATAGGGCTCAAGCTTATTCACTCGCCGCGGATTTTATGAACTTAGGCAGGAGGGCAAACTCGAATTATCCACGTTTGAGATGCTTTGATTTGTATAAGTTGCATTCATGGGCAGGAGGGCTGACTGAATTTGGAGATGGTAGGAATCAAGAGAGCACAAGTGAGGCTGTGAATGCTTACTACTCAGCTGCATTGTTGGGGCTAGCCTATGGAGACACCCATCTTGTGGCCACTGGATCAATGCTTGCGGCATTGGAAATTAAGGCAGCTCAAATGTGGTGGCAAGTAAAAGAGGGAGATAACATTTATGAGCCAGATTTCACAAGGGAAAATAGGGTAGTTGGAGTGCTGTGGGCTAATAAGAGGGACAGTGGACTGTGGTTTGCTCCTCCGGAGTGGAAAGAGTGCCGGCTTGGAATCCAACTGCTTCCCATTTTACCTATCTCTGAGGTATTGTTCTCTGATGTTGCCTTTGTTAGGCAACTCGTGGAGTGGACAGAACCAGCTCTGAGTAGAGAGGGTGTTGGGGAAGGATGGAAAGGGTTTGTGTATACTTTGCAAGGGATTTACGATAAACAAGGCGCTTTGGAGAAGATTAGGAACTTGAAGGGCTATGATGATGGGAACTCGCTCACTAATCTGTTATGGTGGATCCATAGCAGAGGTGAGGAAGGAGATGGTTGTGGAATTGGAGAGAACATATGTTGGTTTAAGCACTATCACTGA